Proteins from a genomic interval of Kaistia defluvii:
- a CDS encoding ABC transporter permease — MEDFVIAILRSGTPLIYVTLAGVIAQRTGIWHLGLEGLMITGACATILGIVLTQSIWLALLIAMAVCIVGSILFWFVVEKLKANQIIAGLGLTGLGLGGTALAVQSIFGTQAAVSAPFGLPRLGPAFGAYGSLSILVLLMPFVVLAMWVVLRRTRFGLRLAAAGEHPFAARSVGVNPAAMRLVALMIGGVLCALAGAELAAGSLQIFAQNMTAGRGFMGFAAVIFGAGHPIGSSLAALFFAVVGALGIRAQLAFGDRVPHDLLLALPYIATVIGIWLSTQLRGGTKAASGFGELRDQ, encoded by the coding sequence ATGGAAGACTTCGTAATCGCGATCCTGCGTTCCGGCACGCCGCTGATCTATGTCACCCTTGCCGGTGTCATCGCGCAGCGAACTGGCATCTGGCATCTCGGGCTTGAGGGCCTGATGATCACCGGCGCCTGCGCGACCATCCTTGGCATTGTGCTGACGCAATCGATCTGGCTGGCGCTGCTGATTGCCATGGCCGTTTGCATTGTCGGCTCGATCCTGTTCTGGTTCGTGGTCGAGAAGCTCAAGGCCAACCAGATCATCGCAGGTCTGGGGCTGACGGGATTGGGCCTCGGCGGAACGGCTCTCGCCGTGCAGTCGATTTTCGGGACGCAGGCAGCCGTCAGCGCTCCCTTCGGCCTGCCGCGCCTCGGCCCGGCATTCGGCGCCTACGGCTCGCTTTCGATCCTGGTCTTGCTGATGCCGTTTGTCGTGCTCGCCATGTGGGTCGTCCTGCGGCGGACCCGCTTCGGCCTCCGCCTGGCGGCGGCCGGCGAGCATCCCTTCGCGGCGCGCAGCGTCGGCGTCAATCCGGCCGCCATGCGCCTGGTGGCCCTGATGATCGGCGGCGTCCTGTGTGCGCTCGCCGGGGCGGAACTGGCAGCCGGCAGTCTCCAGATCTTCGCGCAGAACATGACGGCCGGTCGCGGCTTCATGGGGTTCGCCGCCGTCATCTTCGGCGCCGGTCATCCCATCGGCTCCAGCCTGGCGGCCCTGTTCTTTGCCGTCGTCGGCGCGCTCGGCATCCGGGCCCAGCTCGCCTTTGGCGATCGTGTCCCGCATGATCTCCTGCTCGCGCTTCCCTACATCGCCACGGTGATCGGCATCTGGCTCAGCACGCAGCTGCGGGGTGGCACGAAGGCTGCCAGCGGCTTCGGCGAGTTGCGCGACCAGTAA
- a CDS encoding ABC transporter permease, protein MFHSIAEGAFLRPGALQQALRWGLPLFITAVGVAVSFRAGYFNIGAQGQFYMGAITAAFMAEWLNGAPAAILIPACFLAGMTGGALWALWPGLLRLKSGADEVITTLMGNFIAGLFLLYVTAGPLKDPSGTGQQASSRPLASAYRISNSLGLSPTIIAIAVIVGIAMWFLVNRTAFGVLSGLAGRNPTMVQWQGARTWRIGLASFLLSGALAGLAGTIEFMGPNGRITGGFLPGHGFTAILIALVANFSVVGTAFVALFFGGLASAALYLPIMAGLPSSAIDIINAAIALFITAKSKVVDRIAKLGGRVWKTS, encoded by the coding sequence ATGTTCCATTCGATCGCCGAAGGGGCCTTTCTCAGGCCCGGCGCGCTGCAGCAGGCGCTGCGTTGGGGCTTGCCGCTCTTCATCACGGCGGTTGGCGTCGCCGTGTCGTTTCGCGCAGGCTACTTCAATATCGGCGCGCAAGGGCAATTCTACATGGGCGCCATTACCGCGGCCTTCATGGCTGAATGGTTGAACGGCGCCCCGGCTGCGATCCTCATCCCCGCCTGCTTCCTTGCCGGAATGACGGGCGGTGCGCTCTGGGCACTCTGGCCGGGCCTGCTCCGGCTGAAATCCGGCGCGGACGAAGTCATCACCACCCTGATGGGCAATTTCATCGCCGGCCTGTTTCTGCTCTACGTCACCGCCGGCCCACTCAAGGACCCCTCGGGAACGGGACAGCAGGCATCGAGTCGCCCCCTGGCAAGCGCCTACCGGATCAGCAATTCGCTAGGACTGTCGCCGACCATCATCGCTATCGCGGTCATCGTTGGCATTGCAATGTGGTTTCTGGTCAACCGAACCGCGTTCGGCGTGCTCTCGGGCCTCGCCGGCCGCAACCCGACCATGGTGCAGTGGCAGGGTGCCCGAACCTGGCGCATCGGGCTTGCCAGCTTCCTCTTGAGCGGCGCGCTGGCCGGTCTTGCCGGCACGATCGAGTTCATGGGCCCCAATGGTCGCATAACCGGTGGCTTCCTGCCGGGGCATGGGTTCACCGCAATCCTGATCGCGCTCGTGGCCAATTTCTCAGTCGTCGGAACGGCTTTCGTCGCCCTGTTCTTCGGCGGCCTCGCCTCGGCAGCTCTCTATCTTCCGATCATGGCGGGCCTGCCTTCCTCGGCCATCGACATCATCAACGCAGCTATCGCCCTTTTCATCACCGCAAAATCCAAGGTCGTCGACCGGATAGCGAAACTCGGAGGACGGGTATGGAAGACTTCGTAA
- a CDS encoding ABC transporter ATP-binding protein: MNEASPSIFECRDVTVRYGSIVALSEVGAVFERGKIHAVVGQNGAGKTTFARVLAGLVRPASGELKIDGRPLLGGNVKDARRAGVELVHQSFALPPSFTVAEAMQFGAEGGGLFSKGSLEKRWQPHLDALDVKVKARQRIRDLPVETQQGVEIARALVSDAKLLILDEPTAVLSPEGADKLFERVRRLKARGVTVILILHKIREVLAIADTVTVLRGGKLVDGPLPCEGIDAGKLAELIIGSAAAKTLNADDKAALTGAAIVTHAQEDAAVQDRAPILRMSQVSTRPDPEGPALDRIDLDIRPGEIIGVAGVEGNGQRTLVRAIAAMADVVDGTLAIDDMDLTRAPLATRRAAGLRIIPFERNVEGLSLTSSLWENWAARGLLQTSLLSTISPAAIRKQCDAALKEWDVRYSEVSQRAGSLSGGNAQKVILSREMDPDARLILAAQPTRGLDIGATSFVWDAMRKARARGCGLMFISSDLDEIFDISDRVIVMLSGRIVAEFRPPYDLAAVGAAMTGVHR, translated from the coding sequence ATGAACGAGGCCAGCCCCTCCATATTTGAATGCCGCGATGTGACCGTTCGCTACGGTTCCATCGTGGCGCTCTCCGAAGTCGGAGCCGTCTTCGAGCGTGGCAAGATCCACGCCGTCGTCGGCCAGAATGGCGCTGGCAAGACGACCTTTGCCAGGGTTCTGGCTGGCCTCGTTCGACCGGCATCCGGCGAGCTCAAAATCGACGGTCGCCCCTTGCTGGGCGGCAACGTCAAGGACGCCCGCCGGGCGGGCGTCGAACTCGTGCATCAGAGCTTTGCGCTCCCCCCTTCCTTCACCGTCGCCGAGGCCATGCAATTCGGCGCGGAAGGGGGAGGGCTTTTCTCGAAGGGTAGCCTGGAAAAGCGCTGGCAACCGCATCTCGACGCGCTGGATGTGAAAGTCAAAGCCCGGCAGCGGATCCGCGATCTGCCGGTGGAAACCCAGCAGGGCGTGGAGATCGCGCGCGCCCTCGTCTCCGACGCCAAGCTCCTCATCCTGGATGAACCCACCGCCGTGCTGTCGCCGGAAGGCGCGGACAAGCTTTTCGAGCGCGTGCGACGCCTGAAGGCGCGCGGCGTCACCGTCATTCTCATCCTGCACAAGATCCGGGAAGTTCTGGCGATCGCCGATACGGTCACGGTTCTCCGGGGCGGCAAGCTCGTGGATGGGCCTCTCCCCTGCGAAGGGATCGATGCCGGCAAGCTGGCCGAGCTGATCATCGGCTCCGCAGCCGCCAAGACCCTCAATGCGGACGACAAGGCCGCGCTGACCGGCGCGGCCATTGTCACGCATGCGCAGGAGGATGCGGCGGTTCAGGATCGTGCCCCCATCCTGCGCATGAGCCAGGTTTCCACCCGGCCTGACCCGGAAGGTCCGGCGCTCGATCGCATCGATCTCGACATCCGCCCGGGTGAGATCATCGGTGTGGCGGGTGTGGAGGGCAATGGGCAGCGGACGCTGGTTCGCGCCATCGCCGCGATGGCCGATGTGGTCGACGGCACCCTTGCCATCGACGACATGGATCTGACCCGCGCACCGCTTGCCACCCGGCGTGCGGCGGGCCTGCGCATCATTCCTTTCGAGCGCAATGTCGAAGGCCTGAGCCTCACCAGTTCGCTTTGGGAAAACTGGGCCGCACGGGGTCTCCTGCAGACGTCCCTGCTGTCGACGATCAGCCCGGCAGCCATCCGCAAGCAATGCGACGCGGCCCTCAAGGAATGGGACGTGCGCTATTCGGAAGTGAGCCAGCGGGCGGGCTCGCTGTCCGGCGGCAACGCGCAGAAGGTGATCCTGTCTCGCGAGATGGATCCTGACGCCCGCCTCATTCTCGCGGCGCAGCCGACCCGCGGCCTCGACATCGGGGCGACCTCCTTCGTCTGGGATGCCATGCGCAAGGCACGGGCGCGCGGCTGCGGCCTGATGTTCATCTCTTCAGATCTCGATGAGATCTTCGATATTTCCGACCGCGTGATCGTCATGCTTTCCGGGCGCATCGTCGCCGAATTCCGGCCACCCTACGATCTCGCGGCGGTCGGGGCTGCCATGACAGGAGTCCATCGATGA
- a CDS encoding BMP family ABC transporter substrate-binding protein, protein MTNKDSNELNLLRHSIGRRTFLKTTAGLAAFGMTNGLLTAASYAAGGLVALVHTQAAGDASAVDSMIAKLKQLAEEQGFQSRAVYAQDPATYETIFRTLGDAGASVIVSTFNEVAEPFKALAPEYPNTKWIQLFADPFEPAIPNVVTVSYDYYLGCYLSGIFAARLSKSGKLGFIGGVSIPPINADFNAFKAGALSVRPDASVSVAFAGSFQDPAKGQEIATQMYSGGIDFIQTDAAATDFGIIAAAKEGEGRMVSVLDPAQFPQGPKNVISIVGLDFGNSLYNEVAKAVGNNFAGGTHEHTGLGTGVIDFIPSPLFAEQGPADLVAKAKEVLPEIAAARAAILDGSLKVPFNTTL, encoded by the coding sequence ATGACGAACAAAGATTCCAATGAACTCAATCTGCTGCGCCACTCCATCGGCCGCAGGACCTTTCTGAAGACGACGGCAGGCTTGGCGGCCTTCGGCATGACCAACGGCCTGCTCACGGCCGCGTCCTATGCCGCTGGCGGCCTGGTCGCGCTCGTGCATACGCAGGCGGCGGGCGACGCGAGCGCCGTGGACTCGATGATCGCCAAGCTCAAGCAGCTTGCCGAGGAGCAGGGCTTCCAGTCCCGCGCCGTCTATGCGCAGGACCCGGCGACCTATGAAACCATCTTCCGCACCCTTGGCGATGCCGGCGCTTCCGTGATCGTATCGACGTTCAACGAGGTCGCGGAGCCCTTCAAGGCGCTGGCGCCCGAGTATCCCAATACCAAGTGGATCCAGCTCTTCGCCGATCCCTTCGAGCCGGCGATCCCGAATGTCGTGACCGTTTCCTACGACTATTATCTCGGCTGCTATCTGTCCGGCATCTTCGCGGCGCGGCTGAGCAAATCCGGCAAGCTGGGCTTCATCGGCGGCGTGTCCATTCCCCCGATCAACGCCGACTTCAATGCCTTCAAGGCAGGCGCCCTGTCGGTCCGCCCGGATGCATCGGTATCCGTAGCCTTCGCAGGCTCCTTCCAGGATCCGGCCAAGGGCCAGGAAATCGCGACGCAGATGTATTCAGGCGGCATCGATTTCATCCAGACGGACGCGGCGGCAACCGATTTCGGCATCATTGCCGCAGCCAAGGAAGGCGAGGGGCGTATGGTCAGCGTGCTCGATCCCGCCCAGTTCCCGCAGGGCCCGAAGAACGTGATTTCGATCGTCGGCCTCGACTTCGGCAACTCGCTCTACAACGAAGTCGCCAAGGCGGTCGGCAACAATTTCGCCGGCGGCACGCATGAGCATACGGGCCTCGGCACCGGTGTGATCGACTTCATCCCCTCGCCGCTGTTCGCGGAACAGGGGCCGGCCGATCTGGTAGCCAAGGCGAAGGAAGTCCTGCCGGAAATCGCCGCGGCGCGCGCAGCGATTCTCGATGGATCCCTGAAGGTTCCGTTCAACACAACGCTCTGA
- a CDS encoding NIPSNAP family protein: protein MIVEHRTYTFKPGTVDGWLKKYEAEGLPIQKRHLNTFLGLFVSEIGHLHTTVLMWRYDSLADREARRAAMYADPEWQAFIAGVWALDAIQTQDVMIMNPAPFSPGA, encoded by the coding sequence GTGATCGTCGAACACCGTACCTATACCTTCAAGCCCGGCACGGTCGATGGCTGGCTCAAGAAGTATGAAGCGGAGGGTCTGCCGATCCAGAAGCGGCACCTCAACACGTTTCTCGGCCTCTTCGTCAGCGAGATCGGGCATTTGCACACCACGGTCCTGATGTGGCGCTACGACAGTCTCGCCGACCGCGAAGCGCGGCGCGCCGCCATGTATGCCGACCCCGAATGGCAGGCATTCATCGCCGGCGTCTGGGCGCTCGACGCCATTCAGACGCAGGATGTGATGATCATGAACCCGGCACCGTTTTCGCCCGGCGCATAA
- a CDS encoding GMC family oxidoreductase, with protein MAATKTFDYIIIGAGSAGCVLANRLSADPANKVLLLEAGGRDLNPLFRLPMLMGKLFHSGIYNWHYHTEPEPHLNDRSLYWPRGKVLGGTSTINGMIYVRGNRHDYDRWAQMGAKGWSYDEVLPAFLRSETHAQRKDEYHNTEGELTVCRARGWNGLLDVFNEAGGQAGYPLNDDFNGEDQEGFGRYDFTITKGKRCSAAYAFLRPAKKRPNLTIITRAHTQRILIENGRAIGVEFSRKGNITRVHADREVILSAGVVNSPQILMLSGIGPADELAEHNIKVVKDLPGVGKNLQDHVDCVMAYECREPVTLYSDLRADKLTWSVIQGMLFGEGITTTFPYEAGAFVKSRGDLAAPDIQLHFMPALEKTANLHFPNPFKKERVEANHGFSLRVGPVNPESRGEIRLRSADPMDRPRINANYLQTEFDIRTMINAIRMTREVIQQKAFDKYRGKELAPGPAVETDAELTQWLRANAMTTFHPVGTCKMGTDPMAVVDAQLKVHGVEGLRVADASIMPIISSGNTNAPAIMIGERAAEFILKEAHQ; from the coding sequence ATGGCCGCAACGAAGACATTCGATTACATCATCATCGGTGCCGGTTCGGCAGGCTGTGTTCTTGCCAACCGACTTTCGGCGGATCCGGCCAACAAGGTGCTGTTGCTGGAAGCTGGCGGGCGCGACCTCAATCCGCTGTTTCGGCTGCCCATGCTGATGGGCAAGCTGTTTCATTCCGGCATCTACAACTGGCACTATCACACCGAGCCCGAACCGCATCTCAACGATCGCTCGCTGTACTGGCCGCGGGGAAAGGTGCTGGGGGGCACCTCGACCATCAACGGCATGATCTACGTGCGCGGCAACCGGCACGACTATGATCGCTGGGCCCAAATGGGCGCGAAGGGATGGTCGTATGACGAGGTGCTTCCGGCCTTCCTGCGCTCCGAAACCCATGCGCAGCGCAAGGATGAGTATCACAACACCGAAGGCGAACTGACCGTCTGCCGCGCCCGCGGCTGGAACGGGCTGCTGGACGTCTTCAACGAGGCCGGTGGGCAGGCCGGCTATCCGCTGAACGACGATTTCAACGGCGAAGACCAAGAAGGTTTTGGCCGCTACGACTTCACCATTACAAAGGGCAAGCGCTGCTCGGCCGCCTATGCCTTCCTGCGTCCGGCCAAGAAGCGCCCGAACCTGACGATCATCACCCGTGCCCACACCCAGCGCATCCTGATCGAAAATGGCCGCGCCATCGGCGTCGAGTTCAGCCGGAAGGGCAATATCACCAGGGTGCATGCGGATCGGGAGGTGATCCTGTCCGCCGGTGTCGTCAACTCGCCGCAGATCCTCATGCTGTCGGGCATCGGCCCCGCTGATGAACTGGCTGAACACAACATCAAGGTCGTGAAGGACCTGCCGGGTGTCGGCAAGAACCTTCAGGACCATGTCGATTGCGTCATGGCCTATGAGTGCCGCGAGCCGGTGACGCTCTATTCCGATCTGCGCGCCGACAAGCTGACCTGGTCCGTCATCCAGGGCATGCTGTTCGGCGAAGGTATCACCACGACCTTCCCGTATGAGGCCGGCGCCTTCGTCAAGTCACGCGGCGATCTCGCGGCGCCGGACATCCAGCTTCATTTCATGCCGGCACTGGAAAAGACTGCCAACCTCCACTTTCCGAACCCTTTCAAGAAAGAACGCGTCGAGGCCAATCATGGCTTCTCCCTGCGGGTGGGGCCGGTCAATCCGGAAAGCCGTGGCGAGATCCGTTTGCGCTCGGCCGATCCGATGGATCGCCCCCGCATCAACGCCAACTACCTGCAAACCGAGTTCGACATCCGCACGATGATCAACGCCATCCGCATGACGCGGGAGGTGATCCAGCAGAAGGCGTTCGACAAGTATCGCGGCAAGGAGCTCGCTCCCGGCCCGGCTGTCGAGACCGATGCCGAACTGACCCAATGGCTACGCGCCAATGCCATGACAACGTTCCATCCCGTCGGCACCTGCAAGATGGGCACCGATCCGATGGCCGTCGTCGATGCGCAGCTGAAAGTTCACGGCGTGGAAGGCCTGCGCGTGGCAGACGCTTCCATCATGCCCATCATCTCCAGCGGTAACACCAATGCTCCGGCGATCATGATCGGGGAGCGCGCCGCTGAATTCATTCTCAAGGAGGCCCACCAGTGA
- a CDS encoding uracil-DNA glycosylase, with translation MAMPLRAAMQEFLADWRDDLDAPWRALLGQVALDFEGMAPELELEVWEPIFPVRRGKHFPGMPAGTHCLRAFDGISPDDVTCVVLGQDPYPEPGFATGRAFEAGNLAGWNELDKMFSKSIRAYTQLIVAARKGDPSYARDFGDWPKTLAAIESGAVPLEAPSDIADRWVSEGALLLNASLTLTRFKVDIDAHQSQGHLVLWRPLIVETLRVLAAREKPLVFLGFGDAAAQALAMAGIDETAGGHVRCILRDHPARADDVLRRPNPLVLCNDFLEEMGARPIAW, from the coding sequence ATGGCAATGCCGTTACGGGCTGCGATGCAGGAGTTTCTGGCGGATTGGCGCGACGATCTGGATGCGCCATGGCGTGCTTTGCTCGGACAGGTCGCGCTCGATTTCGAGGGGATGGCGCCCGAACTGGAGCTTGAAGTCTGGGAGCCGATCTTCCCCGTCCGCCGTGGAAAGCACTTCCCGGGAATGCCGGCCGGCACCCATTGCCTGCGCGCGTTCGACGGGATTTCTCCGGACGACGTGACGTGTGTCGTGCTCGGCCAGGATCCCTATCCGGAGCCGGGCTTCGCGACCGGACGGGCCTTCGAGGCGGGAAACCTCGCGGGTTGGAACGAACTCGACAAGATGTTCTCCAAGAGCATTCGCGCCTACACGCAGTTGATCGTGGCCGCGCGCAAGGGGGATCCGTCCTATGCGCGCGATTTCGGCGACTGGCCGAAGACGCTGGCGGCCATAGAGAGCGGGGCGGTCCCGCTTGAAGCTCCGTCCGATATTGCCGATCGCTGGGTTTCCGAAGGTGCCTTGCTGCTGAATGCTTCGCTGACGCTGACGCGCTTCAAAGTCGATATCGACGCCCATCAATCGCAAGGTCACCTCGTTCTCTGGCGGCCCTTGATCGTCGAAACCCTGCGGGTCCTCGCCGCGCGCGAAAAGCCGCTGGTGTTTTTGGGGTTTGGCGACGCGGCCGCGCAGGCGCTTGCCATGGCTGGCATCGACGAAACCGCTGGCGGCCATGTGCGCTGCATCCTTCGCGACCATCCGGCGCGCGCCGACGACGTGCTCCGCCGCCCCAATCCGCTGGTTCTCTGCAACGATTTTCTGGAGGAGATGGGTGCTCGACCCATCGCTTGGTAA
- a CDS encoding TetR/AcrR family transcriptional regulator, with protein sequence MLKILTAAVEIFSRKGLDGARIVEIAKASGLPKGNVYYYFSSKEEIYNAAIDQLIHSWDDAFRHISADRDPAEAIEAYVRAKLDHAWQNAAETRLFANEILQGAEHLSLDAREHMRRVTAEKAGVLDAWAAAGKIVPVDARHLFILLWSATQFYVEFEALACDALDVRELSEADRAKAAKTITETILRGLLANRPEA encoded by the coding sequence GTGCTGAAGATCCTCACGGCCGCGGTGGAGATTTTCTCCCGCAAGGGCCTTGATGGCGCGCGGATTGTGGAAATCGCGAAGGCTTCCGGCCTGCCAAAGGGCAACGTCTATTATTATTTCTCGTCCAAGGAAGAGATCTACAATGCGGCGATCGACCAGCTGATCCATAGCTGGGACGATGCATTCCGACACATCTCGGCAGATCGCGACCCGGCCGAAGCGATCGAAGCCTATGTTCGCGCCAAGCTGGATCACGCATGGCAAAATGCGGCCGAGACGCGCCTATTTGCCAATGAGATCCTGCAAGGCGCGGAGCATCTGTCTCTGGACGCACGCGAACACATGCGGCGGGTCACGGCGGAAAAGGCGGGGGTGCTAGATGCGTGGGCCGCGGCCGGCAAGATCGTGCCGGTCGATGCGCGGCATCTGTTCATCCTGCTCTGGTCCGCGACGCAATTCTATGTCGAGTTCGAGGCCCTTGCCTGCGATGCGCTGGATGTCCGCGAACTCTCGGAAGCCGACCGCGCGAAAGCCGCCAAGACGATCACCGAAACCATCCTGCGCGGCCTCCTGGCGAACCGCCCCGAAGCTTAG
- a CDS encoding EAL domain-containing protein: MAKRIIVESVVKLGAALDIRIVAEGIETEEERQLMQALGCSVGQGYLFAAPMDPVQFEKLLGKSARFGSLVT, from the coding sequence GTGGCGAAGCGCATCATCGTCGAAAGTGTCGTCAAGCTCGGCGCAGCGCTGGATATTCGCATCGTCGCGGAAGGAATCGAGACGGAGGAAGAGCGCCAGCTGATGCAGGCCTTGGGCTGTTCGGTGGGGCAGGGCTATCTGTTCGCTGCGCCGATGGACCCGGTCCAGTTCGAAAAGCTGCTCGGAAAGTCCGCTCGTTTTGGCTCTCTTGTGACCTAA
- a CDS encoding pyridoxamine 5'-phosphate oxidase family protein, producing MAGLTTREQLQEQFGSPPGMVLAKTIDHLDAGAMAWLAASTLMMASIAEGERLEIVLGGDMPGWARGERATLCLPSHALDAPERFSPGAGFGSVFLVPSLNEVMRVKGRVASNDGSEVHVAVEECYIHCGKALIRSDFWSASPMEAAFSSAEHLAAHCRFMGLATCDPQSRADLSPKGDPAGLMVRIEGETLRFADRPGNRRIDSFRNIIDQPNVALALLVPGAHRIAVVKGEARITDDLAERERFAVGEKVPDLVTVVDKMLVDQQESRALVRASPWPAPAAPGGLNAGKIAAGHLRLGKGVGAKLAGAIMSVPGLVEREMAKDYKKNLY from the coding sequence ATGGCCGGCCTGACGACCCGCGAGCAGTTGCAGGAGCAATTCGGAAGCCCGCCGGGGATGGTGCTGGCGAAAACCATTGATCATCTCGATGCGGGGGCGATGGCGTGGCTCGCGGCGTCCACCCTCATGATGGCGTCGATTGCGGAAGGGGAACGTCTCGAGATCGTGCTGGGCGGCGATATGCCGGGCTGGGCTCGGGGAGAAAGGGCCACGCTCTGCCTACCTTCCCATGCGCTGGACGCACCGGAGCGCTTTTCGCCTGGCGCCGGGTTCGGATCGGTCTTTCTGGTGCCCTCGCTCAACGAGGTGATGCGCGTCAAGGGGCGTGTGGCGTCGAATGATGGCAGCGAAGTCCATGTCGCCGTCGAGGAATGCTACATCCATTGCGGCAAGGCGCTGATCCGCTCGGACTTCTGGTCGGCATCGCCTATGGAAGCCGCGTTTTCTTCAGCCGAGCATCTCGCTGCGCATTGCCGTTTCATGGGGCTGGCGACCTGCGACCCGCAATCCCGGGCCGACCTGAGTCCCAAGGGCGACCCGGCCGGCTTGATGGTGCGTATAGAGGGCGAAACACTCCGTTTTGCCGATCGTCCCGGAAACCGAAGGATCGACAGCTTCCGAAACATCATCGATCAGCCAAACGTAGCGCTTGCCCTGCTGGTTCCCGGCGCTCATCGGATCGCGGTCGTCAAAGGCGAGGCGCGCATCACGGACGATCTCGCCGAACGGGAACGCTTCGCGGTCGGCGAGAAAGTGCCGGATTTGGTGACTGTGGTCGACAAGATGCTCGTCGATCAGCAGGAGAGCCGGGCGCTGGTGCGCGCTTCGCCCTGGCCGGCACCAGCAGCGCCCGGCGGCCTCAACGCGGGCAAGATCGCGGCAGGCCACTTGAGGCTGGGGAAGGGCGTCGGCGCGAAACTGGCGGGCGCTATCATGTCCGTGCCCGGCCTCGTGGAGCGCGAGATGGCCAAGGACTACAAGAAAAACCTCTACTGA
- a CDS encoding flavodoxin family protein, protein MKIIILFGTESGNAELLADEVAEAIGNRFPVVKHDMSETDPMELSPGDFHLVICSTHGEGVLPSGAVPFAAALDRDPPDLRGLRYAMFGLGDHSYDHYARGSEIIDEHLRAAGAERVGLYGRYDASSQDDPVQLACEWAFAVLNEAGHLIGENA, encoded by the coding sequence ATGAAGATCATCATCCTTTTCGGTACGGAGAGCGGCAATGCCGAACTCCTTGCTGATGAAGTCGCAGAGGCAATCGGCAACCGCTTTCCGGTCGTTAAACACGACATGAGCGAAACGGACCCGATGGAGCTATCGCCGGGCGATTTCCATCTCGTCATCTGCTCGACGCATGGGGAGGGCGTACTCCCAAGCGGCGCCGTCCCGTTCGCCGCGGCGCTCGATCGCGATCCGCCGGATCTACGCGGCCTTCGGTACGCGATGTTCGGCCTTGGCGACCACAGCTATGACCATTACGCGCGCGGTAGCGAAATCATCGATGAGCATCTTCGCGCCGCGGGCGCCGAGCGGGTTGGTCTCTACGGGCGGTATGACGCTTCCAGCCAGGACGATCCGGTTCAACTCGCCTGCGAATGGGCGTTTGCCGTGCTGAACGAAGCGGGCCACCTGATTGGGGAGAACGCATAA